A window of Puniceicoccaceae bacterium contains these coding sequences:
- a CDS encoding GxxExxY protein, which translates to MEIQLGCGISNPPSFSMDTTNRLTERIIGAGYTVLNQLKPGLDEKLYERALKIELNHQRLSVECQREFEVHYGGERIGSLIPDMIVEGQVIVDAKVVSSFHESHIAQMLGYLNITGLKTGMLLNFKHAKLGIKRISV; encoded by the coding sequence ATGGAAATCCAACTGGGTTGTGGCATTTCCAATCCTCCTTCCTTCTCCATGGACACAACCAATCGTTTGACGGAACGAATTATCGGTGCTGGTTACACGGTTCTCAATCAACTGAAACCCGGATTGGATGAGAAGTTATATGAGCGGGCTCTGAAGATCGAATTGAATCACCAACGATTGAGTGTAGAGTGCCAGCGCGAATTCGAGGTTCACTATGGAGGCGAGCGCATTGGATCCCTTATTCCCGACATGATAGTGGAGGGACAGGTGATTGTCGATGCCAAGGTTGTTTCGTCTTTCCATGAAAGTCACATCGCTCAGATGTTGGGTTATCTCAATATCACGGGACTCAAGACCGGAATGCTGCTAAACTTCAAACACGCCAAACTCGGAATCAAACGCATTTCGGTGTGA